The Candidatus Cloacimonadota bacterium genomic sequence TGTGTAAAGTTTGACAAAGCATTCTCTTTCTCCATGAAATGACATTCGTGGTTTAATACCACAAAAATACGGTTTTCTCTTTCAAGTGAGAGAAAGGAGGCTAAATGGCAGATAAACAAATTCGGAGGTGTGCTGATTTGTAAAATTCCTCCATAGCGGATTTACGCTATCAGAAATTTACGAATGCCGAAAGGGAAGTGTGTACCATTACATTAATTTGTAATTTCGGAGCACACCTCCCCCCTTTTTTTATAACCAACTATCCCAAAGGAAAAAATGAAAGTAAAAATTCACGATAAAAAATTAGTATATAACGGCTTTTTCCAAATGGAAAACGCAACTATCCAATATGAAAAATTTGAGGGGACTTTCACGCCCAAAATTCAACGTCTAAATTTATTACGCGGTGATGCAGCCACGTCTTTGGTCTATCATAAAGAAAAAAACGCTATAATTCTCACAGAGCAATTTCGCTATTCAACTTATAAAAAAGGTCCGGGCTGGTTGATTGAATTGCCTGCCGGAATGATCGGCAAAAACGAAAAACCTGCTGATTGCATGAAAAGAGAATTGATCGAAGAAATCGGTTATAAAGTGAAAGAAATTGAACAAATTACAACCATGTATATGTCCCCGGGCGGATGCGATGAAGTAATGTATCTTTTCTTTACGGAAGTAACTGAAGAGGACAAAATAGCAGATGGCGG encodes the following:
- a CDS encoding NUDIX hydrolase encodes the protein MKVKIHDKKLVYNGFFQMENATIQYEKFEGTFTPKIQRLNLLRGDAATSLVYHKEKNAIILTEQFRYSTYKKGPGWLIELPAGMIGKNEKPADCMKRELIEEIGYKVKEIEQITTMYMSPGGCDEVMYLFFTEVTEEDKIADGGGAAEEHEDIKIIELPVSDINSFLSSSKIQDGKTMIGLLWFLQNFPHNKK